CTGAAGGACTGGAAAAGGTTCCTTTCTGTCGGCTGCCATGGCTGGGAGTGGGAATTGGTCATTACATCAGCTGTTGTTGGGCTAGAGTCACTCGTGCTGCGCACGGGTTTTGCCTAGGGCAATATCTTTTAACTACCCATGGCCCACCTGAGGTGATTTAACTGGTAAAAGAGCTTATTCAATGCAAAACAGCCTCAAAGATAAAAAAGCGCAGTTCCTTCTCCCTCGGGGAGAAGGGTAGGATGAGGGGATTCTTTCTAAACTAAAAAGCTTTGAATTTAAAAATGACGCCCTCACCCTAGCCCTCTCCCCGAGGGAGAAGGAACTCCCTACTTCCCCGTTTCTGGCTTCGTTTTCTGAAAACGGCCCCTGAAACGCAGAACGGGTGAAGTCATTTAAGACCTCACCCGTTCTAACAACTAATTACTTATAACGAACAACTATCCGCGCAGGCGCGTGTCAATCTGCAACTCATCTAACTGCGCTTGCGCAATGGGCGAAGGTGCGTCAATCATCACATCACGGCCGGAGTTGTTTTTAGGGAACGCAATGAAGTCTCTGATAGAATCAGCCCCACCGAACAAAGAGCACAGACGGTCAAACCCGAAGGCGATGCCACCGTGTGGCGGCGCACCGTACTCAAATGCATCCAGCAGAAACCCGAACTGCGCTTGCGCTTCCTCGGCCGTGAAGCCCAACAAATCAAACATGCGAGACTGCACGGCACGGTCATGGATTCTGATGGAGCCGCCGCCTACTTCCACGCCGTTGATCACCATGTCATAGGCGTTGGCGCGAACGGCGCCGGGGTTGGTGTCAATCAGGGCCATGTCCTCGGGTTTGGGCGAGGTGAACGGGTGGTGCATGGCGTGGTAGCGGCCGGCTTCTTCGTCAAATTCCAGGAGTGGGAAATCCAGCACCCACAGCGTGGAGAAGGTGTCTTTGTCGCGCATGCCTAAGCGGGTGCCCATTTCCAGGCGGAGTTCGCTTAAGGCTTTGCGGGTTTTATCGGTGCCACCGGCTAGTACCAACAGCAAGTCGCCAGGCTGGGCGTTGAAGGCTTGCACCCAAGCTTGTAAATCTTCTGGGGAGTAGAACTTGTCAACAGAGGACTTCACGCTGCCGTCTTCCTGCACGCGGGCGTAGACCAGACCGGTAGCACCAACCTGTGGCCGCTTCACAAAGTCAGTCAGTTCATCTAGTTGCTTGCGGGTGAAATGGGCGCTGCCGCTGGCGTTGATGCCTACCACCAACTCAGCATCGTCAAATACTTTGAAGCCTTTGTTTTTCACCACGTCATTCAGCTCCACAAACTGCATCCCGAAGCGGGTGTCTGGTTTGTCTGACCCGTACAAGCGCATGGCATCGGCGTAATCCATGCGCGGAAAGTCGGGCAGGTCAATGCCTTTCACGGCTTTAAATAAATGCTTCACCAGGCCTTCAAAGGTGTTCAGAATATCTTCCTGCGTCACGAACGACATTTCACAGTCAATCTGGGTAAACTCGGGTTGGCGGTCGGCGCGCAGGTCTTCGTCTCTAAAGCACTTCACAATCTGAAAATACTTGTCAAAACCCGACACCATCAGCAACTGCTTGAACGTCTGCGGGGACTGCGGAAGAGCGTAGAATTCACCGGGATTCATGCGGCTGGGTACCACGAAATCGCGGGCACCTTCAGGCGTAGATTTAATCAGAACCGGCGTCTCTACCTCAATAAAGCCCTGACCGTCTAAATACGCGCGGGTCTGCTGGCCGATGCGGTGGCGCAGTTCCAGGCTTTTGCGTACCGGCGAGCGGCGAAGATCCAGGTAGCGGTATTTCATGCGTAGGTCGTCGCCGCCGTCGGTGTCGTCCTCAATTAAGAAAGGAGGAAGTTTGGCGGGGTTCAGGATTTCCAGCGCGGTCACTTTTATCTCAATGTCGCCTGTGGCGATTTTGTCATTCTTAGACTCGCGCTCAATCACGGTGCCGGTGGCCTTGATCACGAATTCGCGGCCCAGGGTACGTGCCAAGGTTAAGGCCTCTGGGGCAGAAACGCCTTCCTCCAGGCTCAGCTGCGTGATGCCGTAGCGGTCTCTGAGGTCAACCCACAGCATGCCGCCTTTGTCACGTGATTTTTGTACCCAACCGGTCAAGGTCACTTCCTGACCAACATGTTCCAGGCGCAAGTCGCCGCAGGTGTGTGAACGAAGCATTGTCTCTCTTCTTTAGAAAATAAGCTGCAAAGGTAAGGATTGTTTCAATAGATGCGGCGGTGCGTTTTCGGGCTCATATCCAGAAATGAAGCCGAAAAAGGAACCAGAATTATCTGTCCGGAAACTGAAAAATCAGCCCGGTTAATGTCCAGTCTTGAGACAAGATTGTCCGGTTTTGAACAACTATTTCAGAATAATTTTTCATAATCCTTTGAAAAACAGTCTTTTATAAGGTTGGCATGCCACTTGTAAAAGTACCAGGGGACTCGCTTGAATTTTTTTAGAGAATTTCTTTTTCACAAGCAGCCATCTACGAAATCTTTCGTCTTTACCGCAGAAACCCTTTTAAACCATGATACACCCACACAAACTAACCCTTCTTTTATTCCTGCTCTTGTGGCAGATGGCCGCCTTTGCCCAGCAAACCGACCGGTTCGAAATCAAAGGCATTGCCAAAGGCGCCAAAGGTGAGCCGCTGCTGGCCGCGAACCTGCAATTGGTCAAAGACTCCAGCCAGACACTGGTGAAAGTGGAAGTGACCGGCGAGAAAGGCGACTTCGTGTTCAGTAATATTCCGGCCGGAAAGTATAAGCTGATGGCCATGCACTATGACTATGCGCAGTACACATCGCAAACCATACAGTTGAACCAGAACCTGAACCTGGGCGAAATTGTGTTACCGGAACGCGCCGTGGCTCTCAAGGAAGTAAAGATTGAAGCCCAGAAGCCGTTTGTAGAGCAGCATTTTGACAAAACGGTACTCAACGTGGAAAACAGCATTTCGGCGGCGGGCAGCACAGTGCTGGAAGTGCTGGAGAAAGCGCCCGGCCTGGCCGTGGACCAGAACGACAACATCAGTATGCGCGGCCGGACCGGCGTGATGGTCATGATCAACGGCAAGCGCGTGCCTATGTCGGGCTCAGAACTGGCCACCATGCTGCGCAGCCTCAATGCCAATGACGTGGCCAAGATTGATTTGATCACCAACCCATCGTCTAAATATGACGCAGCAGGCAACGCGGGTATTATTGACATCAAGCTCAAGAAAGACAGCCGCCAGGGCACCAACGGCAGCGTTACGTCTTCTCTGGGGTACGGTGAATTGCCTAAACTGAGCCAGGGCCTGCAACTGAACCACCGCGCCAACAAACTCAATGTGTTCGGGTCCTACAACTATAATCACCGCAAAGACTTCAATAAACTGGACCTGTACCGTGATTTCTTTACCCGCGAAGGCCGCACCCTCACCAATGTGAACAACCAGAAAAACGTGTTCCACCACCAGATCAACGGGCACAACGGCCGCGTGGGTTTTGACTACAACCTGAGCCCCAGGACCATTGTGGGCTTGGTAGCCACCGGCAATTTTGTGGACATTAACCGCACCACTAGCAACGTGTCAGAGTTTTTCAATGCGCAGCGGCAATACGTAGAATCTACCACCACCAACGCCCTGAGCGGCACCAACCGAAACTCACAGGCGGTGAACTTCAACATAAAACACACCCTGGACAGCACCGGCAAAGAATTGAGCGCTGATGTGGACTACGCCGCCTTCCAGTCTGGTGACATCCAGAATTTCAATACCACCTACCTTGACCGGACACCCGCCCAAGACAATTTTCTGCTCTACGGCGATTTGAACGGGAAACTCACCATTAAATCGGCCAAGGTGGACTACTCGCAGCGTTTAAAAAGCCTGGAAGCGAACTTGGAAGCCGGCCTGAAATCAAGCTTGGTAGACGCTGACAACAGCCTGGGCTTCTACAACCGCACCGGCGGAAGAAATGACTTTGACACCAACCGCAGCAACCATTTCCTGTATTCAGAGAACATCAACGCGGCGTATTTGAACCTGAACAAGAAATGGGCGAAGGTAAGTCTGCAGCTGGGTCTGCGCCTGGAAAACACCATTGCCAAAGGAAACCAGGTGGCTGAGTACGCCAAGGTAGAAGGAGACCGCTCGTTTGACCGCAACTACACCCAGTTTTTCCCCAGCGCGTTTGTGGGCTACACGGTGAACAAGACGCATGATGTAGGTCTTTCGGTGAGCCGCCGCATTGACCGCCCCACCTACAACCAGTTGAACCCGTTTGTGTTCTTAATTGACAACAGCACTGAGTCGGCTGGAAATCCTTACCTGTTGCCCCAGATGACGTATTCCTTTGAGTTTACGCACACCTTCCTGCAGAAATACGTGACCAAGCTCAGCTACAGCCGCACCACAGACGTGATTATCTCCGTGCTGTCGCCTAAGCCAAGACCGGTGCCAGATCCCAACCCAGATGCCATACCGGTAGTGGTGCAGAAAGACCAGAACCTGGCCGAGTTCCATTATTACGGCGCCAGTTTCTCTGTGCCGGTGCAAGTAGCCCGCTGGTTCACCAGCACCAACAACCTGGAGATGTATTACGGGTTGTACAAAGGAAATCTGGGCGTGACCGCCCTGCGGGCCGGAAGACCAACCTTCAGCCTCAACTCCAACAACAACATCAAATTACCCCGTGACTGGTCAGCCGAAGTGATTGGCGTGTACCGCGCCCGCCAGGTATACGGGCCTTTGGATGTGGAGCCCGTTCGGTTCCTGACCGTGGGGGTGCAGAAACAGTTCCTGGACAAAAAAGCCAACCTGAAACTGAGCGTGAGTGATGTGTTCTACTCCAACAAAACCCGGGCCGTTACAGAACTGGCAGATTACGCAGAGCGCTTCTACCAACGCCGCGACACCCGCGTGGGCACCCTCAGCTTCACGTACCGTTTTGGCGGCGCGCAGGTAGCCCCCAGCCGCAGACGCACCGGCGGCGCCGAAGACGAGAAACGCCGCGCCGGCTAAGTCCTTCTAAATTCAAAGGCATAAAAAAACCGCCCTGGCGTTTTGCTGGGGCGGTTTTCTGTTTTCGGGCTCGTTTTCAGAAATGAAGCCGAAAACGGCAATGCGTTTTACACCAGATCAAAAGCCATGGCGTACTGCGACAGCTCAAACGTGGAGGCGGCGTGCAGTTTGGCTTTGATGTTGCGGCGGTGGGTGTTCACGGTTTTCTCTGAGATGCAGAGCTCATCGCTAATTTCCTGGGAGCTTTTGCCCAGCACCACCATTTTCAGGATTTCCTGCTCGCGTTTGCCCAGCTGTGCAAACAAGGCATAGTTCTCACGGTAAAAAACGGTTTCCTTGAGCAGGCGGTCCACTTTGGGCGTGAGGTGCTTTACGGGGTCCACGGAGATGGCAATGGAAATGGTGAGCAGAGGCAGACCCTCATCATCTTGCAGCAGAATTTTAAGGGTGGTCAGGTGCCAGTGGTAGTCCAGGTTGCCCCTGAACTTGACCTGCTCAAAAAACGAAATCACTTCATCGGGGTCGTTCTGCTCAAACAGGGTGCGGGCCAGCTGTCCAAAATATTCCACCGCTTCCTCTGGGTTGAAATAGTGCAGGTAATACTCCGGGCCTACTGATTTTAACTCTTCCAGGGTCACGCCCAGCAGTTTAAGCCCCCGCGGCGACATGTATTCCACCGCAAAATTACGCGTGATGTCATGAATAATGATGACGCCCGGCATCTGGTCGGCTACGGCGGCAATGCCGGCAATGGTCTCGTCAACTCTTCTCTGTAGTTGTGGACTCCGCTGTTTTTTCATTAGTACTTCTACGTAGGGGAAAGTAAGGTTAAATTACGGGGGACGTGGTTTAAATATAGGATTTTCCCTACGCTTGACCAAAGCCGAAAGGTACTTTATGTTAAATTCAGTATTAATTCATTGTTAAATTTTGGCGTTTTGTACTCTTGTAAGAATAAATTGAATAATTGCCAAAATTGTAACGTGCTCATATTCAGTGGTTAGGTAGGTTTGTTGGGTAAAGGTAAGGTGAGAAGCAATCTCAGAAGTCTAAATTTGCTGATGAACATCCAAGCCGTTTTCGGGCTCATTTCCAGAAATGAGCCCGAAAACGGCTTGGGCGGCAAAATTCTGAAGGCCCCTTGGTTTTTCTTGTTGTAAGTTTTCTTACCTTCTCTCTACTAATCGCTTAAAAACCAATCCTTTTCACCCCAAACCCTACCAAACATGGAACTCGTCATCCAGAACCTTTCCAAAACCTACGCCAACGGTGTGCAGGCGCTCAAGAACGTGAACCTCACCATTCCCACGGGCATGTTCGGGCTTCTGGGGCCCAACGGCGCGGGCAAGTCGTCGCTTATGCGCACCATTGCCACCCTGCAGGAAGCCGACAGCGGTAGCATAAGGCTGGGCGAGTTGGATGTGTTTCAGGAGAAGGACGAGATGCGCAAAGTGCTGGGTTATCTTCCGCAGGAATTCGGGGTTTATCCCAAGGTGAGCGCCGAGGAACTGCTGGACCATTTTGCGGTGCTCAAGGGCATTCATAACAACAAAGAGCGCAAAGAAACCGTGGCCGCGCTGCTGCAACAGACCAATTTGTATGACGTGCGCAAGAAAAACCTGGGTGGCTACTCGGGTGGCATGAAACAACGGTTTGGCATTGCGCAGGCTTTGTTGGGCAACCCCAGGATTATTATTGTAGACGAACCCACCGCCGGACTGGACCCCGCGGAGCGCAACCGTTTCCATAATTTACTGAGCGAGATAGGGGAGAACATCATTGTGATTCTCTCCACCCACATTGTAGATGACGTGAGTGATTTGTGCCGCAACATGGCCATCATTAACAAAGGCGAAGTGCTGGTGACCGGCGAGCCGCTGCAGGCCATTGAGCAGATGCAGGGCTTGATCTTCCGTAAATTCATCAAGAAAGAAGAGCTGCCGAAATACCAGGCGGAATACGCGGTGATCTCCAGCAGATTGTTCGCCGGCAGAACCATGATTCACGTGTACGCCGATGGCAGACCTAGCATTGACTTTGAGCAAGTGCAGCCAGACCTGGAAGACGTGTACTTTGCCACCATTGGCGGCGTGACCGGAAAAGCGCAGATGCAGGCCTCAGAAGAAGTGATAGCCTAGTCCGTTTTCGGGCTCTAAATCTCAAATAAGACCAAAACTGACGCTGTATGTTCCTGCAAATCTTTCTCTTTGAGCTGAAGTACCGCCTCCAGCGGCCAGCCACCTATATCTATTTCCTGATTTTCTTTTTGATGGCGCTGCTGGCCGTGTTTGGCGTGAGCGGCGTGTTTGGCGGCACCATTATTATTGGCGGCGGAAGCAGTGCCAGCCTCAAAGCCAACGCGCCCTACCAAATCAACTGGGTCATTACGCTGCTGAGTTGGTTTGGCGTGCTGGTGACCTCGGCCATGATGGGCAATTCCATTTACCGCGATTTTGAGCACAAGACCCACGCGCTGTTCTTTACGTCGCCTATCTCCAAATGGGGTTACCTGGGCGGCCGGTTCTGGGGCTCTTTTCTGGTGACTTTGTT
This region of Rufibacter sp. LB8 genomic DNA includes:
- a CDS encoding outer membrane beta-barrel protein, with the translated sequence MIHPHKLTLLLFLLLWQMAAFAQQTDRFEIKGIAKGAKGEPLLAANLQLVKDSSQTLVKVEVTGEKGDFVFSNIPAGKYKLMAMHYDYAQYTSQTIQLNQNLNLGEIVLPERAVALKEVKIEAQKPFVEQHFDKTVLNVENSISAAGSTVLEVLEKAPGLAVDQNDNISMRGRTGVMVMINGKRVPMSGSELATMLRSLNANDVAKIDLITNPSSKYDAAGNAGIIDIKLKKDSRQGTNGSVTSSLGYGELPKLSQGLQLNHRANKLNVFGSYNYNHRKDFNKLDLYRDFFTREGRTLTNVNNQKNVFHHQINGHNGRVGFDYNLSPRTIVGLVATGNFVDINRTTSNVSEFFNAQRQYVESTTTNALSGTNRNSQAVNFNIKHTLDSTGKELSADVDYAAFQSGDIQNFNTTYLDRTPAQDNFLLYGDLNGKLTIKSAKVDYSQRLKSLEANLEAGLKSSLVDADNSLGFYNRTGGRNDFDTNRSNHFLYSENINAAYLNLNKKWAKVSLQLGLRLENTIAKGNQVAEYAKVEGDRSFDRNYTQFFPSAFVGYTVNKTHDVGLSVSRRIDRPTYNQLNPFVFLIDNSTESAGNPYLLPQMTYSFEFTHTFLQKYVTKLSYSRTTDVIISVLSPKPRPVPDPNPDAIPVVVQKDQNLAEFHYYGASFSVPVQVARWFTSTNNLEMYYGLYKGNLGVTALRAGRPTFSLNSNNNIKLPRDWSAEVIGVYRARQVYGPLDVEPVRFLTVGVQKQFLDKKANLKLSVSDVFYSNKTRAVTELADYAERFYQRRDTRVGTLSFTYRFGGAQVAPSRRRTGGAEDEKRRAG
- a CDS encoding ABC transporter ATP-binding protein, which encodes MELVIQNLSKTYANGVQALKNVNLTIPTGMFGLLGPNGAGKSSLMRTIATLQEADSGSIRLGELDVFQEKDEMRKVLGYLPQEFGVYPKVSAEELLDHFAVLKGIHNNKERKETVAALLQQTNLYDVRKKNLGGYSGGMKQRFGIAQALLGNPRIIIVDEPTAGLDPAERNRFHNLLSEIGENIIVILSTHIVDDVSDLCRNMAIINKGEVLVTGEPLQAIEQMQGLIFRKFIKKEELPKYQAEYAVISSRLFAGRTMIHVYADGRPSIDFEQVQPDLEDVYFATIGGVTGKAQMQASEEVIA
- the aspS gene encoding aspartate--tRNA ligase, yielding MLRSHTCGDLRLEHVGQEVTLTGWVQKSRDKGGMLWVDLRDRYGITQLSLEEGVSAPEALTLARTLGREFVIKATGTVIERESKNDKIATGDIEIKVTALEILNPAKLPPFLIEDDTDGGDDLRMKYRYLDLRRSPVRKSLELRHRIGQQTRAYLDGQGFIEVETPVLIKSTPEGARDFVVPSRMNPGEFYALPQSPQTFKQLLMVSGFDKYFQIVKCFRDEDLRADRQPEFTQIDCEMSFVTQEDILNTFEGLVKHLFKAVKGIDLPDFPRMDYADAMRLYGSDKPDTRFGMQFVELNDVVKNKGFKVFDDAELVVGINASGSAHFTRKQLDELTDFVKRPQVGATGLVYARVQEDGSVKSSVDKFYSPEDLQAWVQAFNAQPGDLLLVLAGGTDKTRKALSELRLEMGTRLGMRDKDTFSTLWVLDFPLLEFDEEAGRYHAMHHPFTSPKPEDMALIDTNPGAVRANAYDMVINGVEVGGGSIRIHDRAVQSRMFDLLGFTAEEAQAQFGFLLDAFEYGAPPHGGIAFGFDRLCSLFGGADSIRDFIAFPKNNSGRDVMIDAPSPIAQAQLDELQIDTRLRG
- a CDS encoding helix-turn-helix transcriptional regulator gives rise to the protein MKKQRSPQLQRRVDETIAGIAAVADQMPGVIIIHDITRNFAVEYMSPRGLKLLGVTLEELKSVGPEYYLHYFNPEEAVEYFGQLARTLFEQNDPDEVISFFEQVKFRGNLDYHWHLTTLKILLQDDEGLPLLTISIAISVDPVKHLTPKVDRLLKETVFYRENYALFAQLGKREQEILKMVVLGKSSQEISDELCISEKTVNTHRRNIKAKLHAASTFELSQYAMAFDLV